A single window of Microbispora hainanensis DNA harbors:
- a CDS encoding class II aldolase/adducin family protein yields MSLSDLQPVPADQLAFRMPPTFETVEEERRHRKERLAAALRLFGRFGFEEGVAGHITARDPEHTDHFWVNPFGMSFKQIKVSDLILVNHEGQVVEGRYHVNQAAFAIHSMVHQARPDVVAAAHSHSVYGKALSALGTLLEPLTQDACAFYEDHALFDDYTGVVVETEEGRRIAQALGSHKAVILRNHGLLTVGDSVEAAAWWFITMERSCQAQLAAKAAGPTVPITHENAKLTHGQIGNDLVGWINFQPLLDQILASDPDLLD; encoded by the coding sequence ATGAGCCTGTCCGACCTGCAGCCCGTGCCCGCCGACCAGCTCGCCTTCCGGATGCCGCCGACGTTCGAGACCGTGGAGGAGGAGCGGCGGCACCGCAAGGAGCGGCTCGCGGCGGCGCTGCGCCTGTTCGGGAGGTTCGGGTTCGAGGAGGGGGTGGCCGGTCACATCACGGCCCGGGACCCGGAGCACACCGACCACTTCTGGGTGAACCCGTTCGGCATGTCGTTCAAGCAGATCAAGGTCAGCGACCTGATCCTGGTCAACCACGAGGGCCAGGTGGTGGAGGGCCGCTATCACGTCAACCAGGCGGCGTTCGCCATCCACTCGATGGTCCACCAGGCCAGGCCCGACGTGGTCGCGGCCGCCCACTCCCACTCCGTCTATGGCAAGGCCCTGTCGGCGCTGGGCACGCTGCTCGAACCGCTGACGCAGGACGCGTGCGCGTTCTACGAGGACCACGCCCTGTTCGACGACTACACCGGGGTGGTCGTGGAGACCGAGGAGGGCCGCCGCATCGCGCAGGCACTGGGCTCGCACAAGGCGGTGATCCTGCGCAACCACGGGCTGCTGACCGTGGGCGACAGCGTGGAGGCGGCGGCCTGGTGGTTCATCACCATGGAACGCAGCTGCCAGGCGCAGCTCGCGGCCAAGGCCGCCGGGCCGACGGTGCCCATCACGCACGAGAACGCCAAGCTCACCCACGGCCAGATCGGCAACGACCTCGTCGGCTGGATCAACTTCCAGCCCCTGCTCGACCAGATCCTCGCCTCCGACCCCGACCTGCTCGACTGA
- a CDS encoding cellulose binding domain-containing protein — MSRKLLWGGLAAVLLAALVVALPAEAAQSLRLRYKTSATGATADQAEPWFDLVNSGTTAVPLNTVKIRYYFTADSPTQQYRFACSWAVVSCSTVTGTFQTISGTAAADRYLEVGFTSGSLAAGASTGDMQLRFYRADWQTIRQSDDYSFGPARTTYGDWDKVTVYQGGTLVWGTPPAGVTDPSPSPSPTASPSTSPSPGGPGGGSGVVFDDFAYASSSDPQITAHHWTVRTNSGGPGVPGASWPASNVSFPVVTGSNRALQLRAATDGTAGGTSQAEFLHQRKFFEGTYAARVKFADAPDSGPDGDNIVETFFTITPLAYDLDPDYSEQDFEYLPNGGWGAQGPIMYTTTWETYRNEPWLAVNTHTERTASYAGWHDLVLQVSGGTVRYYIDGTLFAEHGGDYYPETPQSVNFNLWFIGGGLLGSATPRVYTQQVDWFYFSKNEVVAPADVTSRVNAFRSAGTTWQDTVPMP; from the coding sequence GTGTCACGAAAGCTCTTATGGGGCGGTCTCGCGGCCGTCCTGCTGGCCGCGCTGGTCGTGGCCCTGCCCGCCGAGGCGGCCCAGTCGCTGCGGCTGCGCTACAAGACCAGCGCCACCGGCGCCACCGCCGACCAGGCGGAGCCGTGGTTCGATCTGGTCAACAGCGGGACCACGGCGGTGCCGCTGAACACCGTGAAGATCCGCTACTACTTCACCGCCGACTCGCCCACCCAGCAGTACCGTTTCGCCTGCTCGTGGGCGGTCGTCTCCTGCTCGACCGTCACCGGAACCTTTCAGACGATCTCGGGCACGGCCGCGGCCGACCGCTACCTTGAGGTCGGCTTCACCTCCGGCAGCCTGGCGGCCGGCGCATCGACCGGCGACATGCAGCTGCGGTTCTACCGGGCCGACTGGCAGACGATCCGGCAGAGCGACGACTACTCCTTCGGCCCCGCGCGCACGACGTACGGCGACTGGGACAAGGTCACGGTCTACCAGGGCGGCACGCTGGTCTGGGGCACCCCGCCCGCGGGCGTGACCGACCCCTCGCCGTCCCCGTCGCCCACCGCCTCGCCTTCCACCTCGCCGTCGCCGGGCGGACCGGGCGGCGGCAGCGGGGTCGTCTTCGACGACTTCGCCTACGCCTCCTCGTCCGATCCGCAGATCACCGCGCACCACTGGACCGTACGGACCAACAGCGGCGGCCCCGGCGTCCCCGGGGCGAGCTGGCCGGCGTCCAACGTGAGCTTCCCGGTCGTCACCGGGAGCAACCGGGCGCTGCAACTGCGGGCGGCCACCGACGGCACCGCCGGGGGCACCTCGCAGGCCGAGTTCCTGCACCAGCGCAAGTTCTTCGAGGGCACGTACGCCGCGCGGGTGAAGTTCGCCGACGCCCCCGACAGCGGCCCCGACGGCGACAACATCGTGGAGACGTTCTTCACCATCACGCCCCTGGCGTACGACCTCGACCCGGACTACAGCGAGCAGGACTTCGAGTATCTGCCGAACGGCGGCTGGGGCGCGCAGGGCCCGATCATGTACACGACCACCTGGGAGACCTACCGCAACGAGCCCTGGCTCGCGGTCAACACGCACACCGAGCGTACGGCGAGCTACGCCGGCTGGCACGACCTCGTGCTGCAGGTCTCCGGCGGCACGGTCCGCTACTACATCGACGGCACGCTGTTCGCCGAGCACGGCGGCGACTACTACCCCGAGACGCCGCAGTCGGTGAACTTCAACCTCTGGTTCATCGGCGGCGGGCTGCTGGGCAGCGCCACCCCGCGCGTCTACACCCAGCAGGTCGACTGGTTCTACTTCAGCAAGAACGAGGTCGTGGCCCCGGCCGACGTCACCTCCAGGGTGAACGCCTTCCGGAGCGCCGGCACCACGTGGCAGGACACCGTGCCGATGCCATGA
- a CDS encoding beta-N-acetylhexosaminidase: MMIPRPREVAVLGGTVMLHDGLVRHAPDDPRLGEEGYRIDVTPGGAELAAGGPAGRFYGLRTLAALGPEAPLCRITDRPAHSWRGVMLDVARHFMPKDFVLRLIDLLAVHRLNRLHLHLTDDQGWRLQIKRYPRLTEISGEHYTQEDIREIVSYAADRFVTIVPEIEMPGHAQAAIAAYPWLGNQPSRRLPVRDSWGISPHVFNLEEAAIGFCRDVLDEVMDLFPGEYVHLGGDECPPDEWARSEAALRRIAELGLPGPDAARAWFTATVGAHVASRGRRPIHWYDGPGGARDVTAMTWLDHESGPRAALEGFDVVLAPHTSTYFDYPADAPGPHGHMLSLSDVYGYAPPAAPEGATGRILGVQCQLWTEYMPTPEHVEAMAFPRLCAFAEVAWGTAGDYRDFLHRLTPHLESLGVRPGPVIP, encoded by the coding sequence ATGATGATTCCGCGGCCCCGCGAGGTGGCCGTGCTCGGGGGAACCGTCATGCTCCACGACGGCCTCGTACGGCACGCGCCCGACGATCCCCGGCTCGGCGAGGAGGGATACCGGATCGACGTCACCCCCGGCGGCGCGGAGCTCGCCGCCGGGGGACCGGCCGGCCGTTTCTACGGCCTGCGCACCCTGGCGGCGCTCGGCCCCGAGGCGCCGCTGTGCCGGATAACCGACCGGCCCGCGCACTCCTGGCGCGGGGTGATGCTCGACGTCGCCCGGCACTTCATGCCGAAGGACTTCGTGCTGCGCCTGATCGACCTGCTCGCGGTGCACCGGCTCAACCGGCTGCACCTGCACCTCACCGACGACCAGGGCTGGCGGCTGCAGATCAAGCGTTATCCCCGGCTCACCGAGATCAGCGGGGAGCACTACACCCAGGAGGACATCCGCGAGATCGTGTCGTACGCCGCCGACCGGTTCGTCACGATCGTGCCCGAGATCGAGATGCCGGGGCACGCCCAGGCGGCCATCGCCGCCTACCCCTGGCTCGGCAACCAGCCGTCGCGCCGCCTGCCGGTGCGGGACTCGTGGGGGATCAGCCCCCACGTGTTCAACCTGGAGGAGGCCGCCATCGGCTTCTGCCGCGACGTGCTCGACGAGGTCATGGACCTGTTCCCCGGCGAGTACGTCCACCTCGGCGGCGACGAGTGCCCGCCGGACGAGTGGGCGCGCAGCGAGGCGGCGCTGCGGCGGATCGCCGAGCTCGGGCTGCCGGGCCCGGACGCGGCGCGGGCGTGGTTCACCGCCACCGTCGGCGCCCACGTGGCCTCCCGCGGCCGGCGCCCGATCCACTGGTACGACGGTCCCGGTGGGGCACGCGACGTGACCGCGATGACCTGGCTCGACCACGAGAGCGGCCCGCGGGCGGCGCTCGAAGGGTTCGACGTCGTGCTCGCCCCGCACACCAGCACCTACTTCGACTATCCCGCCGACGCCCCCGGCCCGCACGGGCACATGCTCTCCCTCTCCGACGTGTACGGCTACGCGCCGCCCGCGGCCCCGGAGGGCGCCACCGGCCGGATCCTCGGCGTGCAGTGCCAGCTCTGGACCGAATACATGCCCACGCCCGAGCACGTCGAGGCGATGGCCTTCCCCCGGCTGTGCGCCTTCGCCGAGGTGGCGTGGGGCACGGCGGGGGACTACCGCGATTTCCTGCACAGGCTCACCCCCCACCTGGAGTCCCTGGGCGTCCGGCCGGGGCCGGTCATCCCCTGA
- a CDS encoding carbohydrate ABC transporter permease encodes MRRVAFNRPALNRVVLNTAALGVLAVSVFPVYWMVITAFKPTVDILTETPAFWPARPTLDHFATAVNAAGFWTFWRNSLAVTVSAVLLALAVALPSAFAVARLRWSGRRGFILMVFVAQTAPWSALLVPVYIIARDADMLDRLPTLTLVYFVTTLPFTIVTLRGFIAGVPRELEEAALMDGCGRAEAFRRVVLPLLAPGLMSTSLFGFITAWNEFAFANALMIKDQGDRTLPIWLSGFSNVFGTDWGATMAAATLFMLPVLLVFLVLQRRVSAGMIAGAVKG; translated from the coding sequence ATGAGGCGCGTGGCATTCAACCGGCCCGCGCTCAACAGGGTCGTGCTGAACACCGCCGCCCTGGGCGTGCTGGCGGTGTCGGTCTTCCCCGTCTACTGGATGGTGATCACCGCGTTCAAGCCGACGGTGGACATCCTCACCGAGACCCCGGCGTTCTGGCCCGCCCGGCCGACCCTCGACCACTTCGCCACGGCCGTGAACGCCGCCGGGTTCTGGACGTTCTGGCGCAACAGCCTGGCGGTCACCGTCAGCGCGGTGCTGCTCGCGCTGGCCGTGGCGCTGCCGTCCGCGTTCGCCGTGGCCCGGCTGCGCTGGTCCGGGCGGCGCGGGTTCATCCTGATGGTCTTCGTCGCCCAGACCGCGCCCTGGTCGGCGCTGCTCGTGCCGGTCTACATCATCGCCCGCGACGCGGACATGCTCGACCGGCTGCCGACGCTGACGCTCGTCTACTTCGTCACGACGCTGCCGTTCACGATCGTGACGCTGCGCGGCTTCATTGCGGGGGTCCCGCGCGAGCTGGAGGAGGCCGCGCTGATGGACGGGTGCGGCCGGGCCGAGGCGTTCCGCCGGGTGGTGCTGCCGCTGCTCGCGCCGGGCCTGATGTCCACGTCGCTGTTCGGCTTCATCACCGCCTGGAACGAGTTCGCCTTCGCCAACGCCCTCATGATCAAGGACCAGGGCGACCGTACGCTGCCGATCTGGCTGTCCGGGTTCAGCAACGTCTTCGGCACCGACTGGGGCGCCACCATGGCCGCCGCCACGCTGTTCATGCTTCCCGTCCTGCTCGTCTTCCTCGTGCTCCAGCGCCGCGTGTCCGCCGGGATGATCGCGGGCGCGGTGAAGGGATGA
- a CDS encoding carbohydrate ABC transporter permease encodes MARTLARTAARPAPLIGAGTRRKGTFWPYLLVAPALAGFACLLVYPLARSVVISFQHFRLGELIRGGAGFAGLANYAEALGGPEFWGVVRRTFLWTAANVVLIMVISTAVALMLPRLGRRMRLAVMSGMVLTWATPVLAATTIFQWLFQSRLGVVNWLLAGLGFDSFRDYTWFAHGGATFAILVALVVWQSVPFAALTLYAGLTTIPGELYEAARIDGAGSWQVFGRVTFPILRPLFGLITSLEVIWVFTCFAQIWAISKGGPGGATATLPVYAFQIAQSLHRYDLGSAVSTLTVLMLLAVLVVHLRRMFREENA; translated from the coding sequence ATGGCGCGCACCCTCGCCCGTACGGCGGCCCGTCCCGCTCCCCTGATCGGGGCGGGAACCCGCAGGAAGGGGACGTTCTGGCCCTACCTGCTGGTGGCCCCGGCCCTGGCCGGCTTCGCGTGCCTGCTCGTCTACCCGCTGGCCCGCAGCGTCGTGATCTCCTTCCAGCACTTCCGGCTGGGCGAGCTGATCAGGGGCGGAGCGGGCTTCGCCGGGCTCGCCAACTATGCCGAGGCTCTCGGCGGGCCGGAGTTCTGGGGGGTCGTGCGGCGCACGTTCCTGTGGACCGCCGCCAACGTCGTGCTCATCATGGTGATCTCCACGGCCGTCGCGCTGATGCTGCCGCGCCTCGGGCGGCGGATGCGGCTGGCGGTCATGAGCGGGATGGTGCTCACCTGGGCCACCCCGGTGCTCGCCGCGACCACGATCTTCCAGTGGCTGTTCCAGTCGCGCCTGGGGGTGGTCAACTGGCTGCTGGCCGGCCTCGGCTTCGACTCCTTCCGCGACTACACGTGGTTCGCCCATGGCGGTGCGACGTTCGCGATCCTTGTCGCGCTGGTCGTCTGGCAGTCGGTGCCGTTCGCGGCGCTCACCCTCTACGCGGGACTCACGACGATCCCCGGCGAGCTGTACGAGGCGGCCAGGATCGACGGGGCCGGGTCGTGGCAGGTCTTCGGCCGGGTCACGTTCCCGATCCTGCGCCCGCTGTTCGGCCTGATCACGTCGCTGGAGGTGATCTGGGTCTTCACCTGCTTCGCGCAGATCTGGGCGATCAGCAAGGGCGGCCCCGGAGGAGCGACGGCCACGCTGCCGGTCTACGCGTTCCAGATCGCGCAGTCGCTGCACCGGTACGACCTGGGGTCGGCCGTCTCCACGCTCACCGTGCTGATGCTGCTCGCGGTGCTGGTCGTCCACCTGCGCCGCATGTTCCGGGAGGAGAACGCATGA
- a CDS encoding extracellular solute-binding protein: MRYRLLATAAAFSLALAGCGSASEPGTSGETGTTTLTVWFMRDSLSDAIVQRFTDDFQRSHPGIALNVQIQEWDGIGQKVTSALASKDAPDVIEVGNTQVAEYAASGGVRDLTAKIADLGGSDWLPGLAEPGKIDGRQYGIPWYAANRVVIYNKDLFAKAGVTTPPKTRDEWIDVTTKLNKGGVQGIYLPGQNWYTLAGFVWDEGGDLAVKDGTGWKGVLDTPQALAGMAFYQRLQALGKGPKDSDEARPPQADVFGKGDIAQIISAPGGAVAIEKANPDLKGRLGFFPIPGKTADKPGAVFTGGSDLIIPEASAHPDEAYEVVKALAGEKFQLDMAKEMSYVPNRTSYAGVLSGDEATAAMAAGAAVGHATPNSPNWAAVEAKNVIKEYMTKVLTGGDAATEAKAASEVITTILNTAS; encoded by the coding sequence ATGAGGTACCGCCTCCTCGCCACGGCGGCCGCGTTCAGCCTCGCGCTCGCCGGATGCGGTTCGGCGTCCGAGCCAGGGACATCCGGAGAGACCGGCACGACCACGCTGACCGTGTGGTTCATGCGCGACAGCCTGTCGGACGCGATCGTGCAGCGGTTCACGGACGACTTCCAGCGGTCGCATCCCGGGATCGCCCTGAACGTCCAGATCCAGGAATGGGACGGCATCGGGCAGAAGGTCACCAGCGCGCTCGCCAGCAAGGACGCCCCCGACGTCATCGAGGTCGGCAACACCCAGGTCGCCGAGTACGCCGCGAGCGGCGGGGTCAGGGACCTCACCGCCAAGATCGCCGACCTGGGCGGCTCCGACTGGCTGCCCGGCCTGGCCGAGCCGGGGAAGATCGACGGCAGGCAGTACGGCATCCCCTGGTACGCCGCCAACCGGGTGGTCATCTACAACAAGGACCTGTTCGCCAAGGCCGGCGTCACGACCCCGCCGAAGACCCGCGACGAGTGGATCGACGTCACCACGAAGCTGAACAAGGGCGGCGTGCAGGGCATCTACCTGCCCGGCCAGAACTGGTACACCCTCGCCGGATTCGTCTGGGACGAGGGCGGCGACCTCGCCGTCAAGGACGGAACCGGCTGGAAGGGCGTGCTCGACACGCCGCAGGCGCTCGCCGGGATGGCGTTCTACCAGCGCCTCCAAGCGCTCGGCAAGGGCCCCAAGGACTCCGACGAGGCCAGGCCGCCGCAGGCCGACGTGTTCGGCAAGGGCGACATCGCGCAGATCATCTCCGCTCCCGGCGGCGCGGTCGCGATCGAGAAGGCCAACCCGGACCTCAAGGGCAGGCTCGGCTTCTTCCCGATCCCCGGCAAGACGGCGGACAAGCCGGGCGCCGTCTTCACCGGCGGATCCGACCTGATCATCCCCGAGGCGTCTGCCCACCCGGACGAGGCGTACGAGGTGGTCAAGGCCCTGGCCGGGGAGAAGTTCCAGCTCGACATGGCCAAGGAGATGAGCTATGTGCCCAACCGCACCTCGTACGCCGGGGTGCTGAGCGGCGACGAGGCCACGGCGGCGATGGCGGCGGGCGCCGCGGTCGGGCACGCCACGCCCAACTCGCCCAACTGGGCGGCGGTGGAGGCCAAGAACGTCATCAAGGAGTACATGACCAAGGTGCTCACCGGAGGCGACGCGGCCACCGAGGCGAAGGCGGCCTCCGAGGTGATCACCACGATCCTCAACACCGCGTCGTGA
- a CDS encoding GntR family transcriptional regulator produces MQRLPAGLKRDRVRDVLLDLISDKEPGTAIPSERDLSRELGVSRPTLRAAIDGLVRQGMLVREHGRGTFTGRRKVTQPLAAGDDSFHAPAAEGNWLSRILEFDSAPATARLAHRLQVSPADPVLRVVRLRLVDDEPMAIERIHLPHRLVESLRPDDMVSGSFYRFLRTRFGIDVRRATQSIEPTVTDETEAELLGVPQHAPALLIERTAREANGRVVEFTRSIYRGDRYRITSELHFDDTSG; encoded by the coding sequence GTGCAGAGACTTCCAGCGGGCCTCAAACGCGACCGGGTCAGAGATGTCCTGCTCGACCTGATCTCCGACAAGGAGCCCGGCACCGCCATCCCCTCGGAACGCGACCTGTCGCGCGAGCTCGGCGTCTCCCGCCCGACCCTCCGCGCGGCGATCGACGGGCTCGTACGGCAGGGCATGCTCGTGCGGGAGCACGGGCGGGGGACGTTCACCGGCCGCCGGAAGGTCACCCAGCCCCTCGCGGCCGGCGACGACTCCTTCCATGCCCCCGCCGCCGAGGGGAACTGGCTCAGCCGCATCCTGGAGTTCGACTCGGCCCCGGCCACCGCCCGGCTCGCGCACCGCCTGCAGGTCTCCCCCGCCGACCCGGTCCTGCGCGTCGTACGGCTCCGCCTGGTGGACGACGAGCCGATGGCGATCGAGCGCATCCACCTGCCGCACCGCCTGGTCGAGTCGCTGCGGCCCGACGACATGGTGTCCGGATCGTTCTACCGGTTCCTGCGCACGAGGTTCGGCATCGACGTCCGCCGCGCCACCCAGAGCATCGAGCCGACCGTCACCGACGAGACCGAGGCCGAACTGCTCGGCGTCCCCCAGCACGCACCGGCCCTGCTCATCGAACGCACGGCCCGCGAGGCCAACGGCCGGGTCGTGGAGTTCACCCGGTCCATCTATCGCGGCGACCGCTACCGCATCACCTCCGAGCTGCACTTCGACGACACCTCCGGCTGA
- a CDS encoding DinB family protein yields MATLPSTEPAQAVVRAATGDERQVLEAFLDLLRAMVVRKAQGLSEQDVRRRHVPSATTLAGLIRHLTVVERNWFGRVLAQDPAMAPPSEKDADRSFAVGDDDTIESLITAYEQACAESRRIAARFPLDHEVPHEQIPALSLRWIYVHMIEETARHAGHADILRELADGATGSVV; encoded by the coding sequence ATGGCCACTCTTCCTTCGACCGAACCGGCGCAGGCGGTGGTGCGGGCCGCCACGGGCGACGAGCGGCAGGTGCTGGAGGCCTTTCTCGACCTCCTTCGCGCGATGGTCGTCCGCAAGGCCCAAGGGCTGTCCGAGCAGGACGTGCGCCGCCGTCATGTGCCGTCGGCGACGACGCTGGCCGGGCTGATCAGGCACCTGACCGTGGTGGAGCGGAACTGGTTCGGGCGGGTGCTGGCGCAGGACCCGGCCATGGCGCCTCCCTCGGAGAAGGACGCCGACAGGAGCTTCGCGGTCGGCGACGACGACACCATCGAATCCCTGATCACGGCCTACGAGCAGGCGTGCGCGGAGTCGCGGCGCATCGCCGCCCGGTTCCCCCTCGATCACGAGGTGCCGCACGAGCAGATCCCCGCGCTCTCGCTGCGCTGGATCTACGTCCACATGATCGAGGAGACCGCGCGGCACGCCGGGCACGCGGACATCCTCAGAGAGCTCGCCGACGGCGCCACCGGATCCGTCGTCTGA
- a CDS encoding DUF2786 domain-containing protein, translating to MSGSRRGSARGSARGSGRDSGSGAEREGARRRWSLGPPGGATWSFPWSSGSPGQAAEEMVAGLLSAALEARRRHDEIEFRRCVKILAQGQGLREAVDRALLDALNRHVTLAWHGGWQPADLVRLAGRRLEARHVRLVTDAIAAEMRAYAAATVDDRWLDQLDAIGATVWWGRDEEYLRDDGGRTAMVACALRVIHLLATLPALERLCPVPGTARRTPGVRGGAVDERTLARVRALLAKAESTEFEAEAETFTAAAQALMARHSIDAALLAAQTPGPGAAGGPEGRRLGVDAPYEGPKAMLLDVIASANHCRSVWSRHFGFATVLGFPADLAAVEVLFTSLLVQATTAMRLAGSRRDGLGRSRTRSFRQSFLAAYAQRIGERLREATGEAVREAAADAGRDLLPVLAAREQAVEARVEELFPTLTLVGAGAVSNREGWISGRAAADRAVLDVRRKLAEGGR from the coding sequence ATGAGCGGCAGCCGCAGGGGAAGTGCCAGGGGGAGTGCCAGGGGCAGCGGCAGAGACAGTGGCAGTGGCGCGGAGCGGGAGGGCGCACGGCGGCGGTGGAGCCTCGGGCCGCCGGGCGGAGCCACCTGGAGTTTCCCCTGGTCGTCGGGCTCCCCGGGCCAGGCGGCGGAGGAGATGGTGGCCGGGCTGCTGTCCGCGGCGCTGGAGGCGCGGCGCCGTCACGACGAGATCGAGTTCCGGCGATGCGTGAAGATCCTCGCGCAGGGCCAGGGGCTGCGCGAGGCCGTGGACCGGGCTCTGCTCGACGCGCTGAACCGGCATGTGACGCTCGCCTGGCACGGTGGCTGGCAGCCCGCCGACCTCGTCCGGCTGGCGGGCCGGCGGCTGGAGGCCCGGCACGTCCGCCTCGTGACCGACGCCATCGCGGCCGAGATGCGCGCCTACGCCGCCGCGACCGTGGACGACCGCTGGCTCGACCAGCTCGACGCCATCGGCGCGACGGTGTGGTGGGGCCGCGACGAGGAGTATCTCCGTGACGACGGCGGCAGGACCGCGATGGTCGCCTGCGCGCTCCGGGTGATCCACCTGCTGGCCACGCTGCCGGCGCTGGAGCGGCTGTGCCCCGTGCCGGGAACGGCCCGCCGTACGCCCGGCGTCCGGGGCGGTGCCGTCGACGAACGGACGCTCGCCCGGGTTCGGGCCCTGCTGGCCAAGGCCGAGTCGACCGAGTTCGAGGCGGAGGCCGAGACGTTCACCGCCGCGGCGCAGGCGCTGATGGCCCGGCACAGCATCGACGCCGCGCTGCTCGCCGCGCAGACGCCCGGTCCGGGAGCAGCCGGTGGTCCGGAGGGGCGGCGGCTCGGAGTCGACGCGCCCTATGAGGGCCCGAAGGCGATGCTGCTGGACGTCATCGCCTCGGCCAACCACTGCCGCTCGGTGTGGAGCCGGCATTTCGGGTTCGCCACCGTGCTCGGGTTCCCCGCGGATCTGGCCGCCGTGGAGGTGCTGTTCACCTCGCTGCTGGTGCAGGCCACGACCGCGATGCGGCTGGCCGGATCCCGCCGGGACGGCCTGGGCCGTTCCCGCACGCGGTCGTTCCGGCAGTCGTTCCTCGCGGCGTACGCCCAGCGGATCGGCGAGCGGCTGCGGGAGGCGACGGGGGAGGCGGTGCGGGAGGCCGCCGCCGATGCGGGGCGCGACCTGCTGCCGGTGCTGGCGGCCAGGGAACAGGCCGTCGAGGCGAGGGTCGAGGAGCTCTTCCCGACGCTGACCCTGGTCGGCGCGGGTGCGGTCAGCAACCGCGAGGGCTGGATCTCCGGCCGGGCCGCCGCCGACCGGGCCGTCCTCGACGTACGCCGGAAGCTCGCGGAGGGAGGCCGTTGA
- a CDS encoding TetR/AcrR family transcriptional regulator, whose product MTAEPQPRPHTGRRRNPAVRQAILDRAADLLADNDYSAVSIDVIAQAAGVSKHTIYRWWPSKGAVLLEAMAERARQLTPGLDTGVFADDLETFLAATFRTAVKVSGLLRGIMAEAQRDPVAAEGLRQFTAGRRDELRALLARGLRQGDLPADSDLDLLVDQLFGMMWYRLLIGHAPLDDAVAARLARSVIAPR is encoded by the coding sequence GTGACCGCAGAGCCGCAGCCCCGTCCGCATACCGGACGGCGACGCAATCCGGCCGTACGGCAGGCCATTCTCGATCGTGCGGCCGACCTGCTGGCCGACAACGACTACTCGGCGGTCTCGATCGACGTCATTGCGCAGGCCGCCGGGGTGAGCAAGCACACCATCTATCGGTGGTGGCCCTCCAAGGGCGCGGTGCTGCTGGAGGCGATGGCGGAGCGGGCCCGGCAACTGACGCCCGGCCTCGACACCGGTGTCTTCGCCGACGACCTGGAGACCTTTCTGGCCGCCACCTTCCGCACCGCCGTGAAGGTGAGCGGGCTGCTGCGCGGCATCATGGCCGAGGCGCAGCGCGACCCGGTGGCGGCCGAGGGGCTGCGCCAGTTCACCGCCGGGCGCAGGGACGAACTGCGCGCCCTGCTCGCCCGCGGGCTCCGGCAGGGCGATCTGCCCGCGGACAGCGATCTGGACCTGCTGGTCGATCAGCTCTTCGGCATGATGTGGTATCGCCTGCTGATCGGCCACGCGCCGCTGGACGACGCCGTCGCCGCCCGGCTGGCCCGTTCGGTGATCGCGCCGCGGTGA
- a CDS encoding SDR family oxidoreductase: MDLNLRGKRALITGASRGIGAAIAEVLAEEGCDLDLAARSEPELENLAARLRAEHGVAATVHLVDLRRGDELDRFAAEVPVPDILVNNAGDIPGGPLAAVNEEMWRHGWKLKVFGYINLTRHMYARMKAAGHGVIINNIGASGEGADANYIAGSTGNAALMTFTRALGGRSLADGIRVVGVNPGPVATERILTLMKAQARARFGDESRYPELTAMFPLGRAASPREIADLVAFLASDRSAYTTGAVFTVDGGVSAAGL, translated from the coding sequence ATGGACCTGAACCTGCGTGGCAAGCGGGCGCTCATCACCGGAGCGTCCCGGGGCATCGGCGCGGCCATCGCCGAGGTGCTCGCCGAGGAAGGCTGCGACCTCGACCTCGCCGCACGCAGCGAGCCCGAACTGGAGAACCTCGCCGCCCGCCTGCGCGCCGAGCACGGCGTGGCGGCCACCGTGCACCTCGTGGATCTGCGGCGCGGCGACGAGCTCGACCGGTTCGCCGCCGAAGTGCCGGTGCCGGACATCCTGGTCAACAACGCCGGCGACATCCCCGGCGGGCCGCTGGCCGCGGTGAACGAGGAGATGTGGCGGCACGGCTGGAAACTGAAGGTCTTCGGCTACATCAACCTCACCCGGCACATGTACGCCAGGATGAAGGCCGCGGGCCACGGCGTGATCATCAACAACATCGGCGCCTCAGGCGAGGGAGCCGACGCCAACTACATCGCGGGCAGCACCGGCAACGCCGCACTGATGACCTTCACCCGGGCCCTGGGCGGCCGCAGCCTGGCCGACGGCATTCGCGTGGTCGGCGTCAACCCCGGTCCCGTCGCCACCGAGCGCATCCTGACCCTCATGAAGGCCCAGGCCCGCGCCCGCTTCGGCGACGAGTCCCGCTATCCCGAGCTGACCGCGATGTTCCCGCTGGGCCGTGCCGCGAGCCCGCGCGAGATCGCCGACCTCGTCGCCTTCCTGGCCTCGGACCGGTCCGCGTACACCACGGGCGCGGTGTTCACCGTGGACGGCGGCGTGTCGGCGGCGGGCCTGTGA